The window CCGGCATTTCAGATGTTATTTGAATTTGTAGTGCCCTTAGCAATTTTGCTAATGATATTAAAAAAGTTTTCTTAAATATTGCCATTATTTTTTATAATATAATTCCTTTGAAAGGAGGATTTTTCTTTATGCGAAAATTTTTATTAGCTTTAAATTCAATTTGTGTAATGTTTATTTTTGGATGTAGTTCTAGTGTTTTTGAAAAAAAACTGCAATTTCCCAGTTTGAAGAAAACTAAATTAATTCATCACGGTGATTATTGATTAGATATAAGTGAAAGCGGTTTTACCTGGCCTAGTGATGTTGAGTTTGAATATCCTAACCGACTTCGTTTGTTTGGTTATAAAAACTGAATTTCTGCGTTTAATTTTTATAAAAAAAATGGAACATTACAATCTTTTAATACTCCTGGTAGTGGATTTAAAACAGATATTTATACTATATCAGAAATTGTCAATGTAAAAATTACAATTGGATTAGTGGATAAACTACACGATTTTAAACATTATATAACTTCATTCTTTGCTGAAATGCCTAATAAAAATTAGTAATTTAATAAATATTCTTGAAAATCGTATTAAAAAATACGATTTTCTTAATTTAAGGAGTTTAAAAAAATGAAATATATTATTTCCCAAGATGATTTAGCAGATTTAAAAGCAAAAATCCAAAGTTGACTAAGTGCTAATTGCCGTAATCCTTATTACTATAAAACTAAAAAACGCATTACTGCTTATTTAAATTTATGTACTTATTTCTATATTGAAGAAACTACTTTAACAAAACTTATTAAAAAATATTTTAAGAATGCAACGAAAACCTTTTATCGTTGGGCACAAAAAATTATGACCGCTTATTATTCTGACAATTTAGATTTGTTATTGTTTAAAACTACAAAACCACAAAATCTTAATTATCAATATAGTTTAAATTCTCGTGAAAAAGTATGTGATTTATATTTTGATTACAAAAATCTTCAAGCTGGCGGAATGTGGTCTTTATTTAACAATTTAAAAATCGGTTTTCACGATGTCAAAAATTCAGAAGTTCCTAAAAATATCAAAACTTTTTATCGTTGAATTAAATCCGACCCTCGTTGAAAAGAATTAAAACAAGAAATTAAGCAAACGAAATGCCATTTTAAGCGTTATGAAGTTTCAGATATTGGTCTTTTACAAATGGATGCTAAAATTATTACCCCATCAAATTTTCCGGTTGATAAAAAATATTACATTTATGATTTCGTTGACGAAATGACACGCATAGTATTTGGTTATGTTTATGATAGTTTAGGAACCAATAACGCCATTAATGCCGTTCAAAGAGCAATGAAAGATTTTAGCGAACTTGGCATAACAATTAAACGCCTTCGTACTGATAATGCCCCTGAATTTACTACTACTAATTGAAGTAATAAAAAAACATACAAAGTAAAAGAAAGGCCTTTTACAACCTTTCTTTCAAAGAACGGAATCGTTCACGAAACCACGCCGATTCGCT is drawn from Spiroplasma endosymbiont of Clivina fossor and contains these coding sequences:
- a CDS encoding DDE-type integrase/transposase/recombinase: MKYIISQDDLADLKAKIQSWLSANCRNPYYYKTKKRITAYLNLCTYFYIEETTLTKLIKKYFKNATKTFYRWAQKIMTAYYSDNLDLLLFKTTKPQNLNYQYSLNSREKVCDLYFDYKNLQAGGMWSLFNNLKIGFHDVKNSEVPKNIKTFYRWIKSDPRWKELKQEIKQTKCHFKRYEVSDIGLLQMDAKIITPSNFPVDKKYYIYDFVDEMTRIVFGYVYDSLGTNNAINAVQRAMKDFSELGITIKRLRTDNAPEFTTTNWSNKKTYKVKERPFTTFLSKNGIVHETTPIRSPQSNGKIERFHQHYTKLFYAKNKKLNQNKLQHFLNKYYYFYNFERHHSSLNSKTPFQTLQKFLTK